From Humibacter ginsenosidimutans, a single genomic window includes:
- a CDS encoding metallophosphoesterase, giving the protein MAGRRGASAIGTVALALGAASTAAVVWGTLIERRAYVLRQVSAPVLPSGSKPIRVLHLSDLHMAPWQRDKQRWIRSLAAYMPDLVIDTGDNLGHERGFDGVRYALEPFAGIPGAFVNGSNDYYGPVPKNPMRYFTGPSSMHVAPANLDTAELTGFFDSELGWADLNNHAEAITVNGTRLELFGVDDPHRNFDRLDVVTGELDELRASEVTDAAWPDSADAAHDTVPTVSIGVAHAPYRRILDSFVTNGAAMIFAGHTHGGQVCVPGFGALVTNCDIPRRQVKGLSVWTHALRAAYLNVSAGLGTSIYAPVRFACRPEATLITLVPQDAHIG; this is encoded by the coding sequence ATGGCCGGGCGCCGTGGGGCGAGTGCGATCGGCACGGTCGCACTCGCCCTCGGTGCGGCATCCACCGCTGCAGTGGTGTGGGGCACGCTCATCGAACGCCGCGCCTATGTGCTGCGCCAGGTCAGCGCGCCCGTTCTTCCTTCGGGGTCGAAGCCGATCCGGGTACTCCACCTCAGCGATCTGCACATGGCTCCGTGGCAACGGGACAAGCAGCGCTGGATCCGCTCGCTCGCCGCTTACATGCCCGACCTCGTCATCGACACCGGCGACAATCTGGGTCACGAACGGGGGTTCGATGGGGTGCGGTACGCGCTCGAGCCGTTCGCGGGCATCCCCGGTGCTTTCGTCAACGGGTCGAACGACTACTACGGTCCCGTGCCGAAGAACCCGATGAGGTATTTCACGGGCCCGTCGTCGATGCACGTGGCGCCGGCGAACCTCGACACCGCTGAGCTGACCGGGTTCTTCGACAGCGAGCTGGGCTGGGCCGACCTCAACAACCATGCCGAAGCGATCACGGTCAACGGCACACGGCTCGAACTGTTCGGCGTCGACGATCCGCACCGCAACTTCGACCGCCTCGATGTCGTGACCGGCGAGCTCGACGAGCTGCGGGCATCAGAGGTGACGGATGCCGCGTGGCCCGACTCGGCCGACGCCGCGCACGACACCGTGCCGACGGTGTCGATCGGGGTCGCTCATGCACCGTATCGACGCATCCTCGACTCGTTCGTCACCAACGGCGCGGCGATGATCTTCGCGGGCCACACGCACGGCGGTCAGGTGTGCGTGCCGGGATTCGGCGCACTGGTGACGAACTGCGACATCCCTCGCCGCCAGGTGAAGGGGCTGAGCGTGTGGACGCACGCCCTGCGGGCCGCATACCTGAACGTCTCCGCGGGCCTCGGCACCTCGATCTATGCGCCAGTTCGCTTCGCCTGTCGCCCCGAGGCGACGTTGATCACCTTGGTGCCGCAGGACGCGCACATCGGCTGA
- a CDS encoding transglycosylase domain-containing protein: MSAPKPTARGALGAVGAFLGMSVVAGLLVTAAVTPAIAVTGMAASDGIGAFDGLPEYLDIGTLPQVSTIYAKQAGKDVPIATFYSQNRVEVGWDDISQVMKDAAVSTEDPRFYEHGGIDLQGTARAIILTGLLHKSTSGGSSITQQYVKNVKVQQCEKLNIVVTGGDEKTLKKRQAAQDKKYEDCYNDATDPTISRKVEEMKQAIGLEKKYTKDQILNGYLNIAGFGGSVYGVQSAAQYYFGATAKTLTVPQAATLVAILNNPANLRIDQDKTVNPGNNADNGFKATLTRRNYVLKRMYQNDKLTKAQYDDAVKTKIEPHITQLPNGCETAAKFSAAYYCDWVQNLVQQDTGLAKTASERDALLNAGGLKIYTPLNLDIQAVAQKSLSDVVPSSMNGVSLGGTNLSLEVGTGRVISMVQNTKYTATASNDPNYSGINYNTDFNQGGSSGFQTGSTYKLFTLLEWLKEGHSINDYINAPNGPVTIPASQWHSTCDTEDQAPVATWPSVGNDSAGEGGNMSVTTATAESVNTAFAEMGTKLDLCGIRQTALDLGIHPAASKVWVQNAQGNEVQVPNPLTGNPATILGTNDLSPLTLLTAYAGVANGGKWCTPIGIDRIVGSDGKDLPVQKTTCTQGVDPNIAAGAIQAMKSVLTNGTGTAANPWDGIPIFGKTGTTDHAAQNWFVSSTTKTATATWVGQTMGNSVNFGDLTLGGYGGRNAKFPVAEPVIAALNHLYGGGQFQAPTGSVLQAKKITIPDLTGQSPAAAKSTLEGLGLTYKDGGQTDSDQAVGTVAKTDPAAGSSGALGQTVTVYTSNGQGNSQSTIPIVTGMTVDQATQALQNAGFTNIDSGGADGSAIVTGTSPSAGSHVRSDRQITLQVIDTGGGGSTNNPSPGSN; the protein is encoded by the coding sequence ATGTCTGCCCCCAAACCCACGGCTAGAGGTGCGCTCGGCGCCGTCGGCGCGTTCCTCGGCATGAGTGTCGTCGCCGGCCTGCTGGTGACCGCTGCGGTGACCCCGGCGATCGCCGTCACCGGCATGGCCGCGAGCGATGGCATCGGAGCATTCGACGGTCTTCCCGAATACCTCGACATCGGCACGCTGCCCCAGGTATCCACGATCTACGCGAAGCAGGCCGGCAAAGACGTCCCGATCGCGACCTTCTATTCGCAGAACCGCGTCGAGGTGGGCTGGGACGACATCTCCCAGGTCATGAAAGACGCGGCGGTCTCGACCGAAGACCCGCGCTTCTATGAGCACGGCGGCATCGACCTGCAGGGCACAGCACGTGCGATCATACTGACCGGGCTCCTGCACAAGTCCACGTCGGGTGGTTCGTCGATCACGCAGCAGTATGTGAAGAACGTGAAGGTTCAGCAGTGCGAGAAGCTGAACATCGTCGTCACAGGCGGTGACGAGAAGACGTTGAAGAAGCGCCAGGCCGCCCAGGACAAGAAGTACGAGGACTGCTACAACGACGCCACCGACCCGACCATCTCCCGCAAGGTCGAGGAGATGAAGCAGGCGATCGGTCTCGAGAAGAAGTACACCAAGGATCAGATCCTCAACGGCTATCTCAACATCGCCGGATTCGGCGGGTCTGTGTACGGCGTGCAGTCTGCAGCCCAGTACTACTTCGGCGCGACCGCGAAGACGCTCACGGTTCCGCAGGCCGCAACCCTGGTGGCCATCCTCAACAACCCGGCCAACCTGCGCATCGACCAGGACAAGACCGTCAACCCGGGCAACAACGCCGACAACGGCTTCAAGGCCACGCTCACGCGTCGCAACTACGTGCTCAAGCGCATGTACCAGAACGACAAGCTGACCAAGGCGCAGTACGACGACGCGGTCAAGACCAAGATCGAGCCGCACATCACCCAGCTGCCCAACGGATGCGAGACCGCGGCCAAGTTCAGCGCCGCGTACTACTGCGACTGGGTGCAGAACCTCGTGCAGCAGGACACCGGCCTCGCGAAGACGGCGAGCGAGCGCGACGCGCTTCTGAACGCGGGCGGTCTGAAGATCTACACGCCCCTGAACCTCGACATCCAGGCGGTCGCGCAGAAGTCGCTCAGCGACGTGGTGCCTTCGTCGATGAACGGGGTCTCGCTCGGAGGCACGAACCTTTCGCTGGAGGTCGGTACCGGTCGCGTGATCTCGATGGTGCAGAACACCAAGTACACGGCCACCGCCTCGAACGACCCCAACTACTCGGGAATCAACTACAACACCGACTTCAATCAGGGTGGGTCGAGCGGATTCCAGACCGGATCGACGTACAAGCTGTTCACGCTGCTCGAGTGGCTCAAGGAGGGGCACTCGATCAACGACTACATCAATGCGCCCAACGGTCCGGTGACCATCCCGGCCAGCCAGTGGCATTCGACCTGCGACACTGAAGATCAGGCGCCCGTGGCGACCTGGCCGAGCGTGGGCAACGACTCGGCGGGCGAAGGCGGCAACATGAGCGTCACCACCGCCACGGCCGAATCCGTCAACACCGCGTTCGCCGAGATGGGCACGAAGCTCGACCTCTGCGGCATCCGTCAGACGGCGCTCGACCTCGGCATCCACCCGGCGGCATCGAAAGTGTGGGTCCAGAACGCGCAGGGCAACGAAGTGCAGGTGCCGAACCCGCTGACCGGCAACCCCGCCACGATCCTCGGTACCAACGATCTCTCACCTCTCACGCTGCTCACCGCCTACGCGGGCGTCGCCAATGGCGGAAAGTGGTGCACTCCGATCGGGATCGACAGGATCGTCGGGTCGGACGGCAAAGACCTGCCCGTGCAGAAGACGACGTGCACGCAGGGCGTCGACCCGAACATCGCCGCCGGCGCTATTCAGGCGATGAAGTCGGTGCTCACAAACGGAACAGGCACCGCGGCCAATCCCTGGGACGGCATTCCCATCTTCGGCAAGACCGGCACCACCGACCATGCGGCGCAGAACTGGTTCGTTTCCTCGACCACGAAGACCGCGACGGCAACCTGGGTCGGCCAGACCATGGGTAACTCCGTGAACTTCGGCGACCTCACTCTCGGCGGTTACGGTGGGCGCAATGCGAAGTTCCCGGTGGCCGAACCCGTGATCGCCGCGCTCAACCACCTCTACGGCGGCGGGCAGTTCCAGGCGCCGACGGGCAGCGTCCTTCAGGCGAAGAAGATCACCATCCCCGATCTCACCGGACAGTCCCCGGCGGCTGCGAAGTCGACCCTCGAGGGCCTCGGGCTCACCTACAAGGACGGCGGACAGACGGACTCCGACCAGGCTGTCGGCACCGTGGCCAAGACCGATCCGGCCGCGGGCTCCAGCGGGGCACTCGGCCAGACCGTCACGGTGTACACGTCGAACGGCCAGGGAAACAGCCAATCGACCATCCCCATCGTCACCGGCATGACCGTCGATCAAGCGACGCAGGCTCTGCAGAACGCCGGCTTCACGAACATCGACAGCGGCGGCGCCGACGGGAGCGCCATCGTCACGGGCACGAGTCCGTCGGCCGGGTCGCACGTGAGGAGCGACAGACAGATCACGCTCCAGGTCATCGACACCGGTGGCGGTGGTTCGACCAACAACCCGTCGCCGGGATCGAACTGA
- a CDS encoding RidA family protein — translation MGAYEARIAELGIDLPQVVPPVAAYVPALVNGSLVYTAGQLPMVSGALPATGKVGDGHGLVPADDAQDLARTATLNALAAIKSVIGSLDRITQIVKVTGFVASDPSFTGQPGVVNGASLLLGEIFGDAGRHARSAVGVAVLPLDAPVEIELVVAFE, via the coding sequence ATGGGGGCGTACGAGGCGCGCATCGCAGAGCTCGGAATCGACCTGCCGCAGGTCGTGCCCCCCGTCGCGGCGTACGTGCCGGCTCTCGTCAACGGCTCGCTCGTCTACACCGCCGGGCAGCTTCCCATGGTCTCCGGGGCGCTTCCCGCGACGGGCAAGGTGGGGGACGGCCACGGGCTCGTCCCCGCCGACGACGCGCAGGACCTCGCGCGCACGGCGACACTCAACGCCCTGGCGGCGATCAAGTCGGTGATCGGGTCGCTGGATCGCATCACGCAGATCGTCAAGGTGACGGGTTTCGTGGCATCCGACCCGTCGTTCACCGGTCAGCCGGGCGTCGTCAACGGGGCGTCGCTGCTGCTGGGCGAGATCTTCGGCGACGCGGGCAGACACGCGCGCTCGGCCGTCGGCGTGGCGGTGCTTCCGCTGGACGCCCCGGTCGAGATCGAGCTCGTCGTCGCCTTCGAATAG
- the acs gene encoding acetate--CoA ligase has protein sequence MSSDTIDNLLHESRRFAPDPEFAANAVASAELYEEAEADRLAFWAKQARELLHWHKPFTRTLDWSNPPFAKWFDDGELNVAYNCLDRHVLAGNGDRVAIHWEGEPGDSRSITYAELTADVKRAANLLTSLGVREGDRVAIYMPMIPEAVVAMLAVARIGAVHSVVFGGFSADSLRSRIDDANAKVVITADGGYRKGNVFPLKSAVDAALADGGTNVEHVLVVRRGGNDVEWVAGRDLWWHEELPQVDADHEAKAFGAEHPLYILYTSGTTGKPKGIIHTSGGYLTQCAYTHKNVFDLHPETDVYWCSADIGWVTGHSYVVYGPLANGATQVLYEGTPEFPKPGRWWEIIEKYKVSIFYTAPTAIRSFMKQGRQIPQQSDLSSLRVLGSVGEPINPEAWIWYREVIGGDRTPIVDTWWQTETGSIMISALPGVTTLKPGSAQVPLPGISIDVVTDAGESVGPDEGGLLVITEPWPSMLRGIWGDPERYKETYWAKFGDKYFAGDGARKDKDGEIWLLGRVDDVMNVSGHRLSTAEIESALVAHPFVAESAVVGASDETTGQAVVAFVIIKRSHQEAAASTDVNAELRGHVAQQIGAIARPRDIYIVEELPKTRSGKIMRRLLRDVAEGRPVGDTTTLADTTVMSIITDKLAGGAPSED, from the coding sequence ATGTCTTCAGACACGATCGACAATCTCTTGCACGAGTCGCGCCGCTTCGCGCCCGACCCGGAATTCGCCGCGAACGCTGTGGCAAGTGCGGAGCTCTACGAGGAGGCCGAGGCTGACCGGCTCGCGTTCTGGGCGAAGCAAGCCCGCGAGCTGCTGCACTGGCACAAGCCGTTCACTCGCACCCTCGACTGGTCGAACCCGCCCTTCGCGAAGTGGTTCGACGACGGCGAGCTGAACGTGGCCTACAACTGCCTCGACCGTCACGTGCTCGCGGGCAACGGTGACCGCGTCGCCATCCACTGGGAGGGCGAGCCGGGCGACAGCCGCAGCATCACGTACGCCGAGCTGACGGCCGACGTGAAGCGCGCAGCCAACCTGCTCACCAGCCTCGGTGTGCGCGAGGGCGACCGGGTCGCGATCTACATGCCGATGATCCCCGAGGCCGTCGTCGCGATGCTCGCGGTCGCGCGCATCGGCGCCGTGCACTCCGTCGTGTTCGGGGGATTCAGCGCCGACAGCCTCCGTTCGCGCATCGACGACGCCAACGCGAAGGTCGTCATCACCGCAGACGGCGGCTACCGCAAGGGCAACGTCTTCCCCCTCAAGTCCGCAGTGGATGCCGCGCTCGCTGACGGTGGCACGAACGTCGAGCACGTCCTCGTGGTGCGCCGCGGCGGCAACGACGTCGAGTGGGTCGCCGGACGCGACCTCTGGTGGCACGAGGAGTTGCCGCAGGTCGACGCCGACCACGAGGCCAAGGCGTTCGGTGCGGAGCATCCTCTGTACATCCTCTACACGAGCGGCACGACGGGTAAGCCGAAGGGCATCATCCACACCTCCGGCGGCTATCTGACCCAGTGCGCGTACACGCACAAGAACGTCTTCGACCTGCATCCCGAGACGGACGTCTACTGGTGCTCGGCAGACATCGGCTGGGTGACCGGGCACTCCTACGTCGTGTACGGCCCCCTCGCCAACGGCGCGACGCAGGTGCTCTACGAGGGCACCCCGGAGTTCCCGAAGCCGGGCCGCTGGTGGGAGATCATCGAGAAGTACAAGGTGAGCATCTTCTACACGGCGCCCACCGCCATCCGCTCGTTCATGAAGCAGGGCCGCCAGATCCCTCAGCAGTCCGACCTGTCGTCGCTGCGCGTGCTCGGCTCGGTCGGTGAGCCGATCAACCCCGAGGCCTGGATCTGGTACCGCGAGGTCATCGGAGGCGATCGCACCCCGATCGTCGACACCTGGTGGCAGACCGAGACCGGCTCGATCATGATCTCCGCCCTCCCCGGAGTCACGACGCTGAAGCCCGGCAGCGCGCAGGTGCCGCTCCCCGGCATCTCGATCGATGTCGTGACGGATGCCGGTGAGTCGGTCGGCCCCGACGAGGGAGGCCTGCTCGTGATCACCGAGCCGTGGCCATCGATGCTCCGTGGCATCTGGGGCGACCCGGAGCGCTACAAGGAGACCTACTGGGCAAAGTTCGGCGACAAGTACTTCGCCGGCGACGGTGCCCGCAAGGACAAAGACGGCGAGATCTGGCTGCTCGGCCGCGTCGACGACGTCATGAACGTCTCGGGACACCGCCTCTCGACCGCCGAGATCGAGTCGGCGCTCGTCGCGCATCCGTTCGTCGCCGAGTCCGCCGTGGTCGGGGCATCCGATGAGACGACCGGTCAGGCCGTCGTGGCGTTCGTGATCATCAAACGCAGCCACCAGGAGGCCGCGGCCTCCACGGATGTCAACGCCGAGCTGCGTGGGCACGTCGCCCAGCAGATCGGTGCGATCGCCCGCCCTCGCGACATCTACATCGTCGAGGAGCTGCCCAAGACCCGCAGCGGCAAGATCATGCGACGCCTGCTGCGCGACGTCGCCGAGGGACGTCCCGTCGGCGACACCACGACGCTCGCCGACACCACGGTGATGTCGATCATCACCGACAAGCTGGCCGGCGGTGCTCCCTCGGAGGACTGA
- a CDS encoding TadA family conjugal transfer-associated ATPase, translated as MPRPSVTGRGVGGAGAADGSATSQGRAGQSDSCADRAVATTSRGTPNAAETSGVLSDPPATARRITAEPAPGAGATRDVSDPDGGRQTEPADWAQFGPLAPYVAAEGVTDVFVNGSSGLWVDYGGGAVHDPDWACDERALRALAVRLVALADRHVDEANPCVDVRLAAGIRVHVVLPPVSTTGTLVSIRVPRRSRFSLTQLEQAGMVGIHRARLDAAIAARANLLITGAAGSGKTTLLSAMLAQAPAGERIVCIEDVAELQVRHPHVIALEARQANVEGIGAIGLDRLVREALRMRPDRLVVGECRGAEVRELMSALNTGHDGGAGTLHANSIDDVPARLEALGALAGLDASAVARQAVSAFDLVVHVERAAGVRRIACCGAFELDASGRLLVRELRP; from the coding sequence GTGCCGCGTCCGTCGGTCACGGGGCGCGGCGTCGGGGGAGCCGGCGCTGCGGACGGCTCCGCGACGAGTCAAGGCCGCGCGGGCCAGTCCGACTCCTGTGCCGACCGGGCGGTGGCGACCACGTCGCGGGGGACGCCGAACGCCGCGGAGACATCCGGCGTTCTCTCCGACCCTCCGGCCACTGCGCGCAGGATCACCGCGGAACCTGCGCCCGGGGCCGGGGCGACGCGCGACGTCAGCGATCCGGACGGGGGCCGCCAGACGGAGCCCGCGGACTGGGCGCAGTTCGGACCACTCGCGCCCTACGTCGCTGCGGAGGGCGTGACCGACGTCTTCGTCAACGGATCCTCGGGGTTGTGGGTGGACTACGGCGGCGGCGCCGTCCATGATCCGGACTGGGCATGCGACGAGCGGGCCCTTCGCGCGCTCGCCGTGAGGTTGGTGGCACTCGCCGATCGCCACGTCGACGAAGCGAACCCATGTGTGGATGTGAGGCTGGCAGCGGGCATCCGGGTCCACGTCGTGCTGCCGCCCGTGTCGACGACGGGCACGCTGGTGTCGATCCGCGTGCCGCGCCGAAGCCGCTTCTCGCTCACGCAGCTGGAGCAGGCGGGCATGGTGGGCATCCATCGAGCGAGGCTCGACGCGGCGATCGCGGCGCGCGCCAACCTGCTGATCACCGGAGCGGCGGGCAGCGGCAAGACGACTCTTCTGTCGGCGATGCTGGCGCAGGCGCCCGCTGGCGAGCGCATCGTGTGCATCGAAGACGTCGCTGAGCTGCAGGTGCGGCATCCGCACGTGATCGCGCTCGAGGCGAGGCAGGCGAACGTGGAAGGCATCGGCGCGATCGGTCTCGATCGGCTGGTGCGCGAGGCTCTGCGCATGAGGCCGGACCGGCTGGTCGTGGGTGAATGCCGCGGGGCGGAGGTTCGCGAGCTGATGTCCGCGTTGAACACCGGGCACGACGGCGGTGCCGGCACGCTGCACGCGAACTCGATCGACGATGTTCCCGCGCGGCTCGAGGCGCTCGGTGCGCTCGCCGGTCTGGACGCGTCGGCTGTCGCGCGGCAGGCGGTGAGCGCTTTCGACCTGGTCGTGCACGTGGAACGCGCGGCGGGCGTCAGGCGTATCGCATGCTGCGGTGCATTCGAACTGGATGCGTCCGGCCGGCTCCTCGTGCGCGAGTTGCGACCGTGA
- a CDS encoding type II secretion system F family protein, producing the protein MSARQRHGARRPAVEAVADIAQRLAVLLAAGVPPGAAWGYLLEAMSDDEEGVSRSVLASASEAGARGGDVPRAIASSADLAVPRRARRGRRPDETEVLSAWRGLAAALQVATEAGSPLANALRDLATALRDLGQAQRDREAAMAGPRATARMVIALPVIGILFGAGLGFDTMHVLFATPIGIALLLIGASLLLAAGAWNRALLRRSRAVELLPGLAMELVAVAMSGGGSAAGAVDRVTGVCARFGLAPPVDRSVASVLTLSERAGVGAVELLHAEADQERRDARGAAQTASAALGVRLMLPLAVCVLPAFMVLSVAPLVLSILSSTVQGI; encoded by the coding sequence GTGAGCGCGCGGCAGCGTCACGGTGCCCGGCGTCCGGCCGTCGAAGCGGTCGCAGACATCGCGCAACGGCTCGCCGTGCTGCTCGCAGCAGGGGTTCCGCCCGGCGCAGCATGGGGATACCTCCTCGAGGCGATGAGCGACGACGAGGAGGGCGTGTCGCGCAGCGTGCTCGCCTCCGCATCCGAGGCCGGTGCGCGTGGTGGCGATGTGCCTCGCGCCATCGCGTCGTCCGCCGATCTCGCCGTCCCCCGTCGCGCACGGCGAGGAAGGCGACCCGACGAAACCGAAGTGCTGTCCGCCTGGCGCGGGCTCGCGGCCGCGTTGCAGGTGGCGACGGAGGCAGGCTCGCCGCTCGCCAACGCATTGCGCGATCTCGCGACGGCGCTGCGCGATCTCGGCCAGGCGCAGCGCGACAGGGAGGCGGCGATGGCAGGACCGCGCGCGACCGCACGCATGGTGATCGCGTTGCCCGTAATCGGCATTCTCTTCGGCGCCGGCCTGGGCTTCGACACGATGCACGTGCTCTTCGCGACGCCGATCGGAATCGCCCTCCTTCTGATCGGTGCGAGTCTTCTGCTCGCGGCGGGCGCCTGGAATCGCGCACTGCTCCGACGATCGAGAGCCGTCGAGCTGCTCCCGGGACTGGCGATGGAACTCGTGGCGGTCGCCATGAGTGGCGGCGGGTCGGCCGCTGGTGCGGTCGACCGCGTCACCGGTGTCTGCGCGCGCTTCGGCCTGGCACCGCCGGTCGACCGCTCGGTCGCCTCGGTGCTCACGCTGTCGGAGCGTGCCGGCGTCGGCGCCGTCGAACTGCTGCACGCCGAAGCCGATCAGGAGCGAAGGGATGCTCGGGGCGCAGCTCAGACGGCGTCCGCGGCACTCGGCGTGCGCCTCATGCTCCCGCTCGCGGTCTGCGTGCTGCCGGCGTTCATGGTGCTCTCGGTCGCCCCGCTGGTGCTGTCCATCCTGTCGTCCACAGTGCAGGGCATCTGA
- a CDS encoding DUF4244 domain-containing protein — MLFSRVERAVRALVDESGSATAEYAVATMAAVGFAGLLVLILRGDEVRGILTGLVRKALTVAD; from the coding sequence ATCCTGTTCTCGCGAGTCGAACGCGCCGTGCGCGCCCTTGTCGACGAGTCGGGATCGGCGACGGCCGAGTACGCGGTCGCGACGATGGCGGCAGTCGGGTTCGCCGGGCTGCTCGTCTTGATCCTGCGGGGGGACGAGGTGCGGGGCATCCTCACGGGGCTCGTGCGCAAAGCGCTCACCGTGGCCGACTGA
- a CDS encoding TadE family type IV pilus minor pilin, translating to MRPVPPRSLRSARGSVTAEFAALVPAVLLVLAFGMGAVEVVVQQARLTDAAADAARSLARGDPRELAAEHVAEAIGATAFSVSHSGDYVCLTLAQSAAGPVAVTGLTVRGHGCALGDADAAPGAPGSTDDDGGAS from the coding sequence ATGCGCCCCGTTCCGCCCCGTTCGCTGCGGTCTGCGCGCGGCAGTGTCACCGCCGAGTTCGCGGCCCTCGTGCCTGCCGTGCTGCTGGTGTTGGCCTTCGGCATGGGTGCCGTCGAGGTCGTGGTGCAACAGGCAAGGCTGACGGATGCCGCGGCAGACGCCGCCCGTTCCCTGGCCCGCGGAGACCCCCGCGAGCTCGCCGCGGAGCACGTCGCCGAGGCGATCGGAGCGACAGCGTTCTCCGTGTCGCATAGCGGCGACTACGTCTGCCTCACATTGGCTCAGTCGGCTGCCGGCCCCGTCGCGGTGACGGGGCTGACGGTCAGAGGACACGGTTGCGCCCTCGGCGACGCTGACGCTGCGCCGGGAGCGCCCGGCAGCACCGATGACGACGGAGGCGCATCATGA
- a CDS encoding Rv3654c family TadE-like protein: MAVIGLLAALLITGVAAIGACALLGEKQRVSAAADAAALAAADSASGRVTGIPCDRAQRAALLNGVRLATCRIDGSVALVSAQSDVGGIPITVWARAGPPPAAETPPGVTEGD, encoded by the coding sequence GTGGCCGTGATCGGGCTGCTCGCCGCCCTGTTGATCACGGGCGTCGCAGCCATCGGCGCGTGTGCGCTGCTGGGCGAGAAGCAGCGCGTGAGCGCGGCGGCGGATGCGGCGGCGCTCGCCGCTGCGGACTCGGCGAGCGGCCGTGTCACGGGCATCCCGTGCGACCGGGCGCAGCGGGCGGCGCTCTTGAACGGGGTCCGGCTTGCGACATGCCGCATCGACGGATCCGTCGCCTTGGTGAGTGCACAATCCGACGTGGGCGGCATTCCCATCACGGTGTGGGCTCGCGCCGGCCCTCCGCCGGCAGCCGAAACGCCGCCCGGCGTGACCGAGGGCGACTGA